In Rhineura floridana isolate rRhiFlo1 chromosome 1, rRhiFlo1.hap2, whole genome shotgun sequence, the following proteins share a genomic window:
- the LOC133364908 gene encoding protein PET117 homolog, mitochondrial isoform X1, whose protein sequence is MSTTSKVVLGVSVLFSGGIVAGVHIQQKRLGESLFTGLHFQSPDHPCCLPLNLFQFVCILLKVWCPELNTVIKRLHEGVLRDLERQNRKQENLRLLEEQVALTKQLEMERSKMLIGKESQQ, encoded by the exons ATGTCGACGACCTCTAAGGTGGTTCTAGGAGTCTCCGTTCTGTTCTCGGGCGGAATCGTCGCTGGTGTCCACATCCAGCAAAAACGACTCGGAGAG tctctcttcacagggcttcatttccagtcccctgatcatccttgttgccttcctctgaacctgttccagtttgtctgcatccttcttaaagtgtggtgtccagaactgaatacAGTaatcaag AGGCTGCACGAAGGAGTATTGAGAGACCTTGAGAGGCAGAACCGTAAACAAGAAAATCTTCGCCTTTTGGAGGAACAGGTTGCTTTGACCAAACAACTTGAAATGGAAAGAAGCAAAATGCTAATAGGAAAAGAATCCCAGCAGTAA
- the LOC133364908 gene encoding protein PET117 homolog, mitochondrial isoform X2 — protein MSTTSKVVLGVSVLFSGGIVAGVHIQQKRLGERLHEGVLRDLERQNRKQENLRLLEEQVALTKQLEMERSKMLIGKESQQ, from the exons ATGTCGACGACCTCTAAGGTGGTTCTAGGAGTCTCCGTTCTGTTCTCGGGCGGAATCGTCGCTGGTGTCCACATCCAGCAAAAACGACTCGGAGAG AGGCTGCACGAAGGAGTATTGAGAGACCTTGAGAGGCAGAACCGTAAACAAGAAAATCTTCGCCTTTTGGAGGAACAGGTTGCTTTGACCAAACAACTTGAAATGGAAAGAAGCAAAATGCTAATAGGAAAAGAATCCCAGCAGTAA